Below is a window of Myxococcus guangdongensis DNA.
CGCCTCCATGGGCGCGCTGCTCCTGCTCGCCGGCGCCAAGGGCAAGCGCTACGCCCTGCCCAACAGCCGCATCATGATTCACCAGCCGCTCGGCGGCGCCCAGGGCCAGGCCACCGACATCGACATCCAGGCCAAGGAAATCCTCCGCCTGCGCAGCTACATCAACGGCCTCATCGTCAAGCACACCGGCCACACCGTCGAGCGCATCGAGAAGGACACCGAGCGCGACTACTTCATGAGCGCCGAGGACGCGCGCCAGTACGGCCTCATCGACGAGGTGGTGGAGAAGCAGCGCCTCATCTCCCCGACGCCGTCGAACAAGTAGCCCGGGTCCTCGCCCCCCGCTCCTCATGGCGGAGCGGGGCGCCTGGCGCCTCGCGCGGATTCCCGACGCCTCCCGGGCGCAGGTTCCGCGCTGGAGCCCCGAGCAGGGCAAGACGCGCGCGCCTCTAAAAATGCTCTCCAGGGATGCGGGTGGCACGTCCCATGCCCAACTTGTGGACATGTCCAGGCTCAGCTCGCGCCCTCTTCCTCGACTCCTGCTGACGGCTGCATTCCTGGCTGGAGCGGGCTGTGTCGGGCCCACCGGCCGGCCGCCCCAGCCTCCCAGCTCGGCCTCCGTGCAGGCGGAGCTGGGGGAGCGTGACGTCATCCAGGCCGGTGAGGAATACGCCCGCAACAACAGCTTCGTCCTGACCCAGGCCGGCGAGGCCGTGGAGATACGCCCCAACCTCTGGCGCATCCGCTTCGGCCTGAAGGACAAGCCCGGCCGGGGTGTGGAGCTCGAGTTTGACGAGATTGCCCGCAGGGTGACGCGCGCCCAGGAGATTGAAATCCTCCCGGGCTCCACCCTCACCCCCGAGAACGTCCCCGGACGGGGCGAGGATGTGCCCTCCGGCGGTCAGGGACGCGGGCCCGTGCCCTGACTAGGGCAGCACGGTGATTCGGTTCAACGCGGGCGCCGCGAGGGGCCTGGCCTGGGAGCTGTTGGCCTTCAAGTAGGCCTCCAGGGCGTCGCTGTCCACGGCGCCGCCCAGGCGGTTCGTCCCCTGCGTGAGCACCGCGAAGCCGTCACCGCCGCCCGCGAGGAAGTTGTTCACCGTCACGCGGTAGGTCGCCGCTGAATCCAAGGGCGCGCCGTCGAGGCGGATGGACGCAGGGTCGATGCGGCTGCCGATGGGCGCCGACGCGCTGAACGCGTATGTGAAGCCCGCGGACGGGTGGAGGATGCGGGTGACGACGTTGGGCCCCACCTGTTGCCATTGTCGCTCCAGCAGCTCCTCGAGCTGCGCGCCCGTCAGCGTCAGGGTGACCAGGCTGTTGCCGAACGGCTGCGTGGTGAAGGCCTCGCCGAAGGTGACCTCTCCCCGGTCCCGCGGGTTGTTCGGGTCGCGGGTGATGTCCGCGCGCACGCCGCCCGGGTTCATGAAGGCCACCCGCGCTCCCCCCAGGTTCTCCGCCCGCGTCGCCGCGAGCTGCGAGTCCGCGATGACGAAGCCCAGCGTGGACTGTCCCGCCGGGTCCGCCTGGGTGATGGGCGTCTTGAGCGTCTGCGCCACCCAGCCGATGACCCGGTTGGCCAGGGGCGTGGCCAGCTGCTGGTAGCGCGTCACCAGCTCCTTCACCGGCCCATCCTCCGTCACGTCGCGGGTGACGATGAGGTTGTTCGCCTTCGCCTCCACCACGTCACCGGTCGCCTTGCTCAAGGTCAGGTCGATGTCGGTGACGAGCCGCCCCACCGACGCGGCGCTCGTGACGACCTTGCCGTCGATGACGCAGTTGTAGGCCTGGTGCGTGTGGCCTGTGACGATGACGTCCACCGCGTCGTCGAGTCCCTTCGCGATGGCCACGATGGGGCCGGAGATTGCGCCGCCCTCGCCCGTGCCCCGGCACTCGTTGATGAGCGAGCCCGGCGCGGGCACGCCGCCCTCGTGCACCACGACGATGAGGGTTTCCACGCCCTGCTGGCGCAGTTGAGGCACCAGCGCGTTCACCGTCTCCACCTCGTCCTGGAAGGTGAGCCCCGCCACGCCCGTGGGGGTGACGATCTCCGGCGTGCCCTCCAGCGTCATGCCGATGAAGGCGACCTTCACGCCGTCGAACTCGCGCACGTCGTAGCGGGGGAACAGCGTGCGGTCCACGCCCGTGGCCACGTTGGCCGCCAGGAACTTGAACCGCGCGCCCCCGAAGGCGTCCCCGTCCTGACAGCCGTCCTGCGGGTGGCAGCCCCCGGACTGCATGCGCAACAGCTCCGTGCTGCCCTCGTCGAACTCGTGGTTGCCCACCGCGACCAGGTCCAGGCCGATGAGGTTCATCGCCTCGATGGTGGGCTCGTCGTGGAAGAGCGCGGACACCAGCGGCGTCGCGCCGATGAGGTCTCCGGCCGCGACCACCACCGTGTTGGGGTTGGTGGCCCGCAGGGCCGCGATGTGACGGGCGAAGTACGACGCGCCGCCCGCGCTCACGCGCACCGGACCGCCGTCGGCGTCCATGCCCGTCTGAATCTGTCCGTTGCTGCCCCCGGGCGGCTCGAGCTGCCCGTGGAAGTCGTTGAACGCCAGCACCTGCACGCTCACCGTCTCGGAGCCCGCGTCCACCGTGGGCGGCTGGGCTGGACGCTGGACGCACGAGGCGTCGACGCAGGCCCACTCATGGCCCGGGACCGGTGGGCCCTTCGACTTGCGGCAGTCGAGGGCGTCCGTGCACGCGTCTGCTCCGCGTCCGCCGTGGGCGAAGATGAGGACGCCAGCGAGGAAGGCTCCGGCGAGGAGGAAGACTCCAGGGAGCGCGCCCAGGCGCGAGGTGGACCGTGACATGGCGAGGGGCTCCCGAGGGACAGGACCGGGGCGGGAACCTACTCCGCCCCGCGCACCCTGGCGCGTCTTCCTGGAGGCCGCTCGTGGCGCGTCACGCGGCCGTGGCTCACGCAAGCGCGCGGGGGACAGGGACACGGCCCCGTCCCCCGAAGCGACGCTACGGCAGCCGGGTGACGCGATTGAGCGCCGGGGCGGGGAGCGGGTTCGCCGCGCTGCTGCGCGCCTTCAGGTAGGCCTCCATCGCGTCGATGTCCATGGCGCCAGTCAGCCGGTTCGTCCCCTCGGTGAACACCGAAAAGCCATCACTCCCACTCGCGATGTAGTTGTTCGCGGTGACGCGGTAGTTCGCCGCCGGGTCCACCGTCACGCCGTTGAGCCGGATGGACGCCGGGTCGACGCGGTTTCCGGCGGGTGCCGACGCGCTGAACGCATAGGTGAAGCCCGCCGACGGGAGCAGCATGAGGGTGGCTCCCGACGGCCGCCACTGGAGCTCCAACACCTCCTCGATTTGCGCGCCCGTCAGCGTCATGGTGATGAGGCTGTTGTTGAAGGGCTGTGTGGAGAAGGCCTCGCCGTAGGTGACCTCGCCCTGGTCGATGCTCGCGCGCACGCCGCCCGGGTTCATGAAGGCCACCTGCGCCCCACCCAGGTTCGCGGGCTTCGTCGCCTCCAACTGCGAGTCCGCGATGACGAGGCCCAGGGCGGACTGACCCAAGGAGTCCGACTGGTTCCTGAGCGTCTGCGCCACCCAGCCGATGACCCGGTTGGCCAGGGGCGTGACGAGCTCCTGGTACTTCGTCACCAGCTCCTTCACCGCGCCGACCTCCTGCACGTCGCGCGTGACGATGACGTTGTTCGCTCGCGCCGCCACGACGTCGCCCGTCGCCTTGCTCAACGTCAGGTCGATGTCCGTGACGAGCTGCCCCATCGACGAGGCGCTCGTGACGACCTTGCCATCGATGACGCAGTTGTAGGCCTGATGCGTGTGGCCGCTGACGACGACATCCACCGCGTCGTTGAGCCCCTTGACGAGGCCCACGATGGCACCTGAGATGAGGCCGTCCGCACCCGCGCCCTTGCATTCGTTCACCAGGGAGCCCGGGGTCGCGATTCCGCCCTGGTGCACCACCACGATGATGGCTTCGATGCCCTGCTGCCGCAGCTGGGGCACCAGCGCGTTCACCGTCTGCACTTCGTCCTTGAAGGTGAGCCCCTCCACGCCCGAGGGAATGACGCTTCCCGGCGTGGCCTCCAGCGTCATGCCGATGAAGGCGACCTTCACGCCCTCGAACTCGCGGATGTCGTAGCGGGGGAACAGCGTGCGGTCCACGTCCGTGGCCACGTTGGCCGCCAGGAACTTGAACTTCGCGCCCGCGAAGCCATCCCCGTCCATGCAGCCATCCACCGGGTGGCAGCCGCCCGACTGCATGCGCAACAGCTCCGTGCTGCCCTCGTCGAACTCGTGGTTGCCCACGGCGACCAGGTCCAGGCCGATGAGGTTCATCGCCTCGATGGTGGGCTCGTCGTGGAAGAGCCCCGACAGCATCGGGGACGCGCCGATGAGGTCTCCTGCCGCCACCACCACCGTGTTCGGATTGGTGGCCCGCAGGGCCGCGATGTGACGGGCGAAGTACGTCACGCCGCCCGCGTTCACCCGCATCGGTCCACCGTCGGGGGCCACGCCCGCCAGAATCTGGCCCGAGGGCGCCTCGAGCTGCCCGTGGAAGTCGTTGAACGCGAGGATTTGCACGCTCACCGTGGAGGGGCCCGAGTCGGGCGTTCCCGAATCGGGCCTCCCCGCGTCGGGCGTTCCCGAATCAGGCCTCCCCGCGTCGGGAGTTCCCGAGTCGGGAGCCCCCGCGTCGGGCGTCCCCGCGTCCGTCGTCCCCGCGTCCGTGCCCGCATCCGGGAGCGGTTGCTGGGCGGGGTGCTGCACGCAGCGCTTTTCCTCGCAGACCCACTCCTTGCCCTCGGCCGGTGCGCCGTTGTCGTAGCGGCAGTCGGTGGCGTTCCGGCAATCGTCATCTTCGCCTCCTCCGCAGCCGCCATGGACGAAGAGGAACATGCCGGTGACGAACGCTCCGGCGAGCAGGAATGCGCTGGGGCGCGCTCCCGGAAGTGGCGAGCGCGGTGTGGCTTGAGGCATCGATGGAACTCCGACGAGCAGAGAGGGGAAACCTACTCTGTTTCGTGGACGATGGCTCGACTTCGTCTCGACACGGGGTTGCGACTGTCGTCCTGTTTCAAGGAACGGGCGGCGATGCTTCGCTGCCGCACAGCAGCAGCTCCGCGGGGCCGCCGGTGCGACCCACCAGGATGGCCACCTGCCCATGGGCGCGACCGAAGCGCTCCGCCTCCGAGCGAGGCAGCCCCGGGACGAAGAGGCTCTGCTCGGACCAGCTCCCGTCCTCGGCCTCGCCGATGGCGGGGGCGATGACGAAGCCGCCCGCGACCAGCTGGGAGATCAGGCGTTCCTGCGCTCGCTGGTTTTCATCCTTGCCGCGAGGCCGCGAGCCCGGATTCCACGCGGTGAGGAACGCCCACTCGCGGTGGCCGCGCGCGGTCAGCTCCGCGTCGAGCGCGGGATGGAGCCGGCCCACTCGCAGCACCTGCTCCACGCCTCCGGTGGAGGCATGAGGACGGATGACGTAGCGTGTTGCCCGGTACGCCCCCAACAGCCGCTCCTGGTCGAGCTGTCTCATGTCCGCATTCTCGCGTCGGTCACGGCGCTGTGTCAGCCCCCCGTGCCTCATCAACTTGAGCCGCGGTGTGTCACGTGTCACCCGACACGTGTCTTGAATCAGGCAGTGGGTGGAGCGCTCTTGCGGACGGGCACCGCCACATCGCGACTGGGGCCAGGTCCGGTTGGGGCGACATTCCGGGAGCATCGGGCGTGGTCAGCGCTCAGGAGTGGGGGCCCTCGTTCTCGTCATGGTGGGGGACCGCGCGCGGCCCGGTCGGCCTTCCGCTAACGTGCGGTGCGTCAGACGCGTGGAGCGCTCCGACGGGAGGCACGAAGATGGATTCGCTGGATGCTCGGCTGGAGCGACTGGAGCGCCGCTGCCGGCGGCTGCAGGGACTGACCTTCTCGGCGCTCGCGGTGGCGGGGCTCGGATTGGGCGTGGCCGCGCTGAAGCCCTCACCGACGCTGGGCGGCGGAGAGCTGGTGGCGTCGCGTCTGGTGCTCAACGACGCGCAGGGGCAGCGGCGCGCGTCGCTCGGATTGGATGACGCCGGCACCACGGGGCTGGTGCTGCATGACCAGGCGGGACGTCCGCGCGCGCTCCTCGGCGTGGCCCAGGACGGCGCACCCCGGCTGCGCTTCTCCACCGCAGAGGGCGAGTCGCTCGCCGAGCTCACCGTCTACTCGGACGAGGCCCCGCGCCTCACCCTGTCCAAGCCCGGGGGCGTGGACCTGTTCGCCGTGGGCCTCCAGGTGGACGGCTCCTCGCGCCTGGAGCTCGCGGACTCGGATGGCCGTCCCCGCGCGATTCTCGGCGCGGACGAGCACGGCTCCCCGGGCCTGCTGCTGGTGGACCGCCGGGGCCAGCCGCGCGTGGAGCTGCGCGTGAGCCCCTCCGAGGGCGCGAGCCTCCGCGTCGAGGGCCGCGACGGCGAGGTCTTCCAGGCGCCCGCCGTCCTTCAGTGAGCTGTCGTGGGTCTCCCGCCTCGCTACGGCTGGGGCGGGACGACGCGGTAGCCGCGCTGGAGCAGCGGTGAGAGGCGGTCGGAGATGTCCCACGACTCCACCACCTTGCCGTCGCGCATCCGGTACAGCGAGTGCCCGTTGAGCGCGAGCGGCCGGGGCCTGCCCGCGTCGTCCAGGTTCAGCGGGTCCGTGCCCGCGGCCTTCCAGTGCACCAGCACCAGGTCCTGGTCCGCCACCACGTGGAGGATGTCGAAGCGCAGGTCGGGGAACGTCTCGAACGTGGCCTCGGCCTGCTGGAGCACCAGGGCCGGCCCCACCACGTTTTTGGGCGCGTCCTGCGAGTGGTCCACGTAGTCCTCGGCGAACAGCTCCGGGACGCGGTCCAGCTTGCGCAGGTTGTAGAGCTCCTCGGTGAGTAGCCGGGCCCGTTGACGGTTCTGCTCCTCCTGCTGCGCGGCGCGCTCCACCGGAGACACGGACGCACACGCGGACAGCAGGCCGAGAACGCAGAGCCACAGCGTCGTCGTGGTTTTCATGGCCCGGGAAGCTGGGCAGCCTCGCCCGGCGCGTCAGCCCCCCAGGGCCCGTGAGTGTTCAGCGGGCGTCACAGCTCCCGGCGGCGATGCGGCGCGGAGCGGTCGATGTCCCGCACCTCCTCGGGGGTGAGCTTCAGCTCCGCGGAGGCCAGCGAGTCCTCGAGCGTGGCGCGCCGGCGGGCGCCCGGGATGGGGACCACGCAGGAGGCCTTGGCCATCATCCAGGCGAGGACCAGCTGGGGGACCGACACCCCGCGCGCCCGGGCCAGCTCCTGGACGCGGGGGATGGCGCCGAGCTCGGCGATGCGACGCGGTCCCCCCAGGGGACTCCAGGGGAGGAACGCCAGGCCCTCGCTCTGGCAGCAGGCCAGCACGCCCGTGAACTCCGAGCTTCGCTGCCAGGGGTTGTACTCGTTCTGCACGGAGACGATGGGCGCCAGCCGGCGGGCCCGCTGCAGTTGCTCGAGCGAGACGTTCGACAGGCCGATGTGGCGCACGAGCCCGGCCTCCTGCGCCTCGCGCGCCACGGCGAGGCACGACTCCAGGCTGTAGCGCGGGTCCACCGCGTGCAACTGCCACAGCTCGATGGGCCGCTTGCCCCCGAGCGCCTCGAAGCTCTCGCGCAGCGTCCTTCGCAGATGGTCCGGCTCGCAGAGGACCACCCAGTCGCCGCCCGGACGCACCATGCCGCCCTTGGTGGCGACGATGACGCCCGACGTGTCGCCTGGATAGGTCGAGAGCGCCTCGTGGAGGAGCCGCTCGTTGTGGTGGGCGTCGGAGTCATCCCGGCAATAGGAGTCCGCGGTGTCGAAGAGGGTGACGCCCAGCTCCAGGGCCCGGTGGAGCAGGGCGATGGAGTCCTCGCGGGAGGGGCGGCCCTCCAGCGACAGGTGCAGCGCCCCGAACCCCAGGGCGCTCATGGACAGGTTCGTGACTCCGAAGCGACGCGTCCGCATGCGGCTGGCACCCCTCCCGGGGCGGGTGCTTCAGAGGAAGGTGTTCGGGTTGAGGTGCTTGATGATCATGTTCAGCCGCTGCCCCGACGTCATCACCATGTCCCGGACCAGCGCGTCCGCGGTGGTCTGCTGGTAGGTGGTCCAGGAGGCCTTGCGCAGGGCCTGGGAGATGTTCATCCGCGTGCGCTTGAAGCGCTCCGCCATCACCTCCCGCCCGCCCGGGGAGTCGCCCAGCTCCGCGGCGGGGACCTCGAGCCGGGTGGGCACCTCGACGCCGAGCACCCCCAGGGCATCGCGCGCCGTGCGGACCTCCGCGTCGACGAGGTGCTCGACGATTTTGGGCACGTGCGTGAGCTCCGGCACGGCCAGCGCCCCGCCAAGCTCCCGCGACAGGTCCTCGTCGCTGGCGCGCGTCAGCCGCGCCGCGATGTCCTGGGCCTCGCGGTCATAGAGGTCGAGCAGCAGGTGCACGTAGGCGCCGGGCGGGGGCGGCGCCGGGTCGAAGAGCTTCAGCGTCTGGTTCAGCCAGCCCAGGAACCGCTGCCCGGCCAGCCCCAGCTCGTCCTCGGCCCCTTGCAGCTTCTCGCCCAGGTACGTGGCGCGGTCGAAGGACTGCCGGATGGAGAGCGGGACATCCACCTGGATGGGGCCGTAGCGCTCCTGCAGGCGCTCCAGGTTCAGGTGGACGCGGCTGAAGAACAGCGCGAGCGCGGTGTAGACGTGCGTCACGCTGATGGAGCGGTTGACCTCCCAGCGGTCGGGCCCCGTCGTGCGGGCGCGGTGCCAGGGCGGGATGATGACCGGGGACTCGGAGGCCTTGTAGCCGCGCCGGAGCATCGAGTGCGTGTGCTCCAGGTCCAGGAACTTCTGGTGCAGCGATTCGTGGAGCAGGTACTCGGCGGCAATCCAGGGGTTTCGCAGCAGGTGCGGCGCCAGGAAGATGGTCCCCAGGACGTGGGGGTTCGTCACGGACGTGAAGATTCCGGACTCACCCGGGGGCTGCGGCACGGACGAGTAGATGTCCGAAATCACCACGAGGTGGGTGTGGGTCAGCGCGCTCCGGGACAGCTCGGGCAGCAGCTCCTCCAGCAGCTGGGTGCCCAGCCGGAGGTTCTCCAGCTGCTTCGCGTCGGGCGTCAGCGTGGTGATGCGCGGCAGGTGCTCGCGGTACATCTTCTTGAAGCGCCGCCCGAAGACGTCGTCCTGGCGCTCCTCCATCCATATCCACCCGTGGTGGGGCTTGTCGCCCAGCCGCTCCAGCCGCCCGCTCGCCAGGGACAGCGGCGAGGCGCCCGTGCGGCGCGTCAGGTGGTCCGTGCTCACGCGCAGGACCTCCAGGCAGTCCTCGACGTCGTGCTGGGGCATGTGGAGCGTGAAGTGGCCCAGCAGCGTGTGGACCGCGTCGCGCACCACCGGGTCTCCGATGATGCGGTAGGCCGTCAGGCCGTCGGACTGCTTCAGCGCGTCGAGGAAGGCCCGGGCCTCCGGCACCGTCGGGGCGAGCATGCCCAGCCGCTGCTCGTAGCGCTCGCGGGTGCGCGCGTCGATGTAGTCCCCATCGCCGAAGGGGCGCATCAAGGCCAGGGACTGCTCCACCTTCTCCAGACTGTTCGGGTCCAATGCCGTCGTGCTCATGTGCATGCCTCGCTGCGTCTTGGGGGTGCGACCCTCGTGTGTGGAAGGACTTCAGGAATGCGCGCGCTCCGCGAGGGGCTGGCTGCGCGTCAGGGCGTGGAGCTCCAGGCTGGAGGACTCCACCATCCGACGCACCAGCTCGCTCAGGGGCTGATGGGTGCCGGGCTCGCGTGAGTCCCGGAAGCTCGCGGCCCGCACGCTCCGCAGCAGCTGCGAGACGGCCTGGCGCGTACCCTGGAAGGCGCGGGTGAGCTCCTGCTCACTGGCCTGGACGAGCCGCTGCAGCGACTCGTCGGTGGGCGCATCGGGACCTTGGGGGCGCCATCCGGAGTCCCCCAGGCTGGCGGCGAGCTGGCGGGCCGTGTCGAGCTCCCGGGTCAGCAGGGCCGCCAGCCGCTCGCGCCGGGTCCGCTCCCAGTCCGGCGCCGCGATGGCGGAGGCGGCGCCCAGCCGGAACCCCGCGCTCTCACGCGTGTACAGGTCGAGCAGCAGGTGCACGCCGTTGTCCTCGGGCTCCGGGCCCGCGCCCAGCTGCTCGAGCATCTCCAACAGCCAGGCCACCATGCGCTGGCCGGCGACGCGCAGCTCGCCCTCGCCGGAGCGTCGCACCGCGAGGCCCAGATAGCGCGCCCGCTCGAACGCCTCGTGCTTCAGCAGGGACGGGTCATAGCCCCACAGGGGGCCGTACCTCGCCTCGAGCTCCGGGAGGCCGCGCTCGAGCAGCTCGAAGTAGAGCGCCAGGTGGACATAGACATGCATCGCCGCGATGGAGCGGCACACCGGCCACTCGTTCGTGTTGTCCGGCAGGGGGCGGTTCCAGAGCGCGCGAATCCGGACGGACTGCTCCGCCTGGTAGTCCTTGCGGAAGACGGCGTGCGAGTGCTGGAAGTCATACCACTTGAGGTGGAGCGCCTCGTGGAGCAGGTGCTCGGCGGCCTTGTATGGGTTTCCGAGGACCCCCATGGCGAGGAAGACGGTCCCCGGGATGATGCGGGTGGTGAAGGAGCCGTAGGGGAACGCGCGCTCCCTGTTCTGCCATTGCGTCCGGTCGAGGACGTCCGTCACGGCGATGAGGTGGGTGTGGTCGAGCGCGCTGCGGGTGACGCGCGGCAAGAGCTCCTCCAGGATGCTCACCGCGGAGGAGAGGGTGGCGGTCGCGTTGGCGTGGGGCGTGCGCAGCGCGGAGGAGGAGCCCTCGCGCTCGAAGAGGTCGCGGAACCCCTGGCCCCAGGCGTCCTCCTCGCGCTCGTCGCACCAGACCCAGCCGTGGTGGAGTTGCGTTCCGATGCGGTGCACCTGGCGCGCGCCGAGGGAGAGCGGCGAGGCGGGGGCGGGCTCGCCCAGCAGTCGCGTGGCCTGCTCGAGGATGTGCTGGGAGCGCGAAAGGGAAGGCGGGGTCTGTCCGAGCTGCAGCTCCCCGAGCGTGTCATTGAGCGTGGCGCGGAACACGGGGTCCCCCACGACGCGGAAGCGGGCCTCGGGGGTGGCCTGCCTCATGGCCGAGGCCAGCGGGGCCGTCTGGGGCAGCCGCTCGGCGAGCAGCTCCGCCCGCCGCTGATAGCGGGTCCAGGTGCAGTCGTCGATGTAACGCCAATCCCCGAACGGGACGTTGCTGGCCAGCGCGCCCTCGATGGACGCGAGCTTCTCCGAGTCATCCATACCCATTCGTCACGTCCGTGAGGCTTGGCGCCGCGCCCGGGAGCGCGGACGGAGTGGAGGGACAACGGCACCGAACGCGGGAGCCCGCGACTGGCTCCTCGTGGGCTCCCGCGCAATCAGCTCCATGGCTCATCGCCATGTCTGACCACTTCGGTGAGCCGTCGCGGGCTCAGGGGTTGCGGACGATGACGCCGCCGCCGCCGGTGTCGGGGTTCTGCGGCGCCGTGTACGTGCTTTCGCAGGACACGTACGTACTGCCGCACGTGCCAGCGCCCGCGCTGGAGACCAG
It encodes the following:
- the clpP gene encoding ATP-dependent Clp endopeptidase proteolytic subunit ClpP encodes the protein MNVPFVIETTHRGERAYDLYSRLLKDRIIMLGTPVNDDVANIIVAQLLFLESEDPDKGINLYINSPGGSVTAGLAIYDTMQYVKCPVSTICVGQAASMGALLLLAGAKGKRYALPNSRIMIHQPLGGAQGQATDIDIQAKEILRLRSYINGLIVKHTGHTVERIEKDTERDYFMSAEDARQYGLIDEVVEKQRLISPTPSNK
- a CDS encoding bifunctional metallophosphatase/5'-nucleotidase; protein product: MSRSTSRLGALPGVFLLAGAFLAGVLIFAHGGRGADACTDALDCRKSKGPPVPGHEWACVDASCVQRPAQPPTVDAGSETVSVQVLAFNDFHGQLEPPGGSNGQIQTGMDADGGPVRVSAGGASYFARHIAALRATNPNTVVVAAGDLIGATPLVSALFHDEPTIEAMNLIGLDLVAVGNHEFDEGSTELLRMQSGGCHPQDGCQDGDAFGGARFKFLAANVATGVDRTLFPRYDVREFDGVKVAFIGMTLEGTPEIVTPTGVAGLTFQDEVETVNALVPQLRQQGVETLIVVVHEGGVPAPGSLINECRGTGEGGAISGPIVAIAKGLDDAVDVIVTGHTHQAYNCVIDGKVVTSAASVGRLVTDIDLTLSKATGDVVEAKANNLIVTRDVTEDGPVKELVTRYQQLATPLANRVIGWVAQTLKTPITQADPAGQSTLGFVIADSQLAATRAENLGGARVAFMNPGGVRADITRDPNNPRDRGEVTFGEAFTTQPFGNSLVTLTLTGAQLEELLERQWQQVGPNVVTRILHPSAGFTYAFSASAPIGSRIDPASIRLDGAPLDSAATYRVTVNNFLAGGGDGFAVLTQGTNRLGGAVDSDALEAYLKANSSQARPLAAPALNRITVLP
- a CDS encoding bifunctional metallophosphatase/5'-nucleotidase, with the protein product MPQATPRSPLPGARPSAFLLAGAFVTGMFLFVHGGCGGGEDDDCRNATDCRYDNGAPAEGKEWVCEEKRCVQHPAQQPLPDAGTDAGTTDAGTPDAGAPDSGTPDAGRPDSGTPDAGRPDSGTPDSGPSTVSVQILAFNDFHGQLEAPSGQILAGVAPDGGPMRVNAGGVTYFARHIAALRATNPNTVVVAAGDLIGASPMLSGLFHDEPTIEAMNLIGLDLVAVGNHEFDEGSTELLRMQSGGCHPVDGCMDGDGFAGAKFKFLAANVATDVDRTLFPRYDIREFEGVKVAFIGMTLEATPGSVIPSGVEGLTFKDEVQTVNALVPQLRQQGIEAIIVVVHQGGIATPGSLVNECKGAGADGLISGAIVGLVKGLNDAVDVVVSGHTHQAYNCVIDGKVVTSASSMGQLVTDIDLTLSKATGDVVAARANNVIVTRDVQEVGAVKELVTKYQELVTPLANRVIGWVAQTLRNQSDSLGQSALGLVIADSQLEATKPANLGGAQVAFMNPGGVRASIDQGEVTYGEAFSTQPFNNSLITMTLTGAQIEEVLELQWRPSGATLMLLPSAGFTYAFSASAPAGNRVDPASIRLNGVTVDPAANYRVTANNYIASGSDGFSVFTEGTNRLTGAMDIDAMEAYLKARSSAANPLPAPALNRVTRLP
- a CDS encoding DUF3293 domain-containing protein → MRQLDQERLLGAYRATRYVIRPHASTGGVEQVLRVGRLHPALDAELTARGHREWAFLTAWNPGSRPRGKDENQRAQERLISQLVAGGFVIAPAIGEAEDGSWSEQSLFVPGLPRSEAERFGRAHGQVAILVGRTGGPAELLLCGSEASPPVP
- a CDS encoding ester cyclase — protein: MKTTTTLWLCVLGLLSACASVSPVERAAQQEEQNRQRARLLTEELYNLRKLDRVPELFAEDYVDHSQDAPKNVVGPALVLQQAEATFETFPDLRFDILHVVADQDLVLVHWKAAGTDPLNLDDAGRPRPLALNGHSLYRMRDGKVVESWDISDRLSPLLQRGYRVVPPQP
- a CDS encoding aldo/keto reductase, producing MRTRRFGVTNLSMSALGFGALHLSLEGRPSREDSIALLHRALELGVTLFDTADSYCRDDSDAHHNERLLHEALSTYPGDTSGVIVATKGGMVRPGGDWVVLCEPDHLRRTLRESFEALGGKRPIELWQLHAVDPRYSLESCLAVAREAQEAGLVRHIGLSNVSLEQLQRARRLAPIVSVQNEYNPWQRSSEFTGVLACCQSEGLAFLPWSPLGGPRRIAELGAIPRVQELARARGVSVPQLVLAWMMAKASCVVPIPGARRRATLEDSLASAELKLTPEEVRDIDRSAPHRRREL